The genomic region ATGATTGATAAAAAACTTTTGTTGCAAGATTTTGACAAGGTGGCTCTTTCTTTAAAAAAGCGCAACCATGCGATGGACGATGAATTAGAGCGTTTGCGCGAAGCCATCACGCATTATAAAAAGCAACTCATTGAATTAGAAGGCTTGCAGGCCTTTCAAAACAAGGTTTCTAAAGAATTTGGCATCAAGATGGCTCAAAAAGCGGATGCAAGCGATCTCAAAAAAGAGCTAGAAAACAATAAAATCAAATTGAATGAGCTTTCCAAAAGCGTGGGCGAATTGGAGCAACAAATTGACTTGAAGCTTTCCATAATCCCCAATCTAGTGGATGAAAAAACCCCTTTAGGTGCGAATGAAGAAGACAACATAGAAATTAAAAAAATCCTAACCCCAAGGGTTTTCACTTTCAAACCCAAAGAGCATTTTGAACTCGCCCAAAAAAACGGCTGGATTGATTTTGAAAGCGGCGTGAAACTCGCTAAAAGCCGTTTTTCGGTCATTAGGGGTTTTGGGGCGAAAATTTATCGCGCGCTCATTCATTTAATGTTAGATTTTAATGAAAAAAATGGCTTTGAAATCATCTACACGCCGGCGTTAGTGAATGAAAAAATGCTTTTTGGGACCGGGCAATTACCCAAATTCAAAGAAGATGTTTTCAAAATAGAAAATGAAAATTTGTATTTGATCCCCACCGCTGAAGTAACGCTCACTAATCTCTACAACGACACGATCATTAGCGTTGAAAATCTCCCCATTAAAATGACCGCGCACACGCCTTGTTTCAGGAGCGAAGCAGGGAGCGCGGGCAAGGACACAAGGGGGATGATAAGACAGCACCAATTTGATAAAGTAGAATTAGTGGCTATCACGCACCCTAAAGAAAGCGATGTCATGCAAGAGCATATGCTAGAGAGCGCGAGCGAAATTTTAAGGGCTTTGGAATTACCGCACCGGTTCGTGCAATTGTGCAGTGGGGATTTAGGCTTTAGCGCGAGCAACACGATAGATATTGAAGTGTGGTTGCCCGGGCAAAATTGCTACCGAGAAATCAGCTCGGTGTCTAACACGAGAGATTTTCAAGCCAGGCGCGCCAAAATCCGCTTCAAAGAAAATCAAAAAAACCAATTAGTGCACACCTTAAACGGCTCTTCTTTAGCGGTAGGCAGGACGATGGTCGCTTTAATGGAAAACCACCAGCAAGCGGATGGGAGCATCCACATTCCTAAGGCGTTAGAAAAATACCTTTAAGGCTAGTTTGTGCTGAATGAAGAGCAAAATTCATTAGAAGAAAAAGGGGGCGAAAACAAAAACGAAAAAGAAACCCCCCTAAAGGGCATTCATTCTAAAATCCCCTCTTTGAAGCAGGCTTTGGAGCAGACGATTAATAAAATCAAAAGTTCTAAAGAGTTTTTTAAACAGCTTTCACGCAATAAAAAAAAGCTTTATATCGCACTTGGAGCATTGCTTCTACTCATCGCGCTCATTGTGGCTTTGAGTTTGTTACTAGGGCATAAAAAAGAAAATAAACAAACTTCTTTACAAACTAATACCATCGCCACCAATAACGAAACGCCTAACGACACCAACAACGCTAACAGCACACAAGCCGAGGGGCAAATAGAGAATTTAGACTTACCCGATTTAATCGGCAAGGATTCCCTCAAACGAAGCGATGAAAATCAAGTGGATGCGATCATGAAAAAAGCGAGCCTTTTGTATGAGCAAGGGCAAAAAGATGAAGCCTTGCATTTGTTTGACAAGGCCGCTTCTTTCTCGCAAGGGATTGCGAGCCATAATTTAGGGGTGATTAAGTTTAAGGAAAAGGATTTTAACGGGGCGTTGGATTTGTTTGATTCTAGCATCGCTTCTAAAGAAAACGCGAGCGTGAGCGCGATTGATGCGTTAGTGAGCGCTTATCATTTGCAAGATGAGGATTTGTATTATCATTATCTAAAAATTGTAAGAGACACTTTGTATAAAGACTATAAAAAGTCTTTTTACTCCTACGCTTACGCGCTCAAATCCTATTACGCTGGAGAGTATTTTGAAGCCCTTTCGCCTTTAATGCACCCTAATTCCAACGCCTTTTTAAAGCCTAACGCGCGCTTGGCGTCTAAATTGTTTTTGATGTTTAAAGATGAAACGAACGCTTACAAGCAATTGCAAAAAAGCGCGGATATTCAAGATGCGCTTGCTTTAGGGCTTTTGCAGGCCCGTTTGGGCCATTACAAGCAGGCTTTGGAGCATTTGCAGCATTATTTGCACAACTACCCTAAAGATTTAAACGCTTTAATGGCTTTGGAATTGGTGAGCTTGAAAAAAGGCGACACCCTTAAAGCGAGCGAAGCCTTAAAACTGGCCAGCCACACAAAAGAAGACACGCTATTAGCCAACTCTTTTTACCCCATCAAGCCCACGATAAACCCTGTTTTTTTGGATAAAGAAAGAGCCAAAGAGCGTTTGTGGAACACGCAATATTTTGAAGGCAAAAGGGATTTTATCTACCGCTTGCTGTTTTATTACGCTCCTTTTAAGGTTTTAGACTCTAAAGAAACCTTAGGCGTGATTGAAGAGGGGCTGTTTCTTTTGGATTCTGATGCACAAAAGGATTTAGAGGGGGCAAGCCTTGCTTTTAAAAGGGGGCGTTTGATGGCGATAGCGGATAAAAACGCGCTCAAAGGGTTGAAAGCGTTAGAAAACAAGCGCTTAAAAAAAGCCCTTTCTTTTTTTGATTTGTCTTTAAAAAATAGCCCCAATAACGCGCTCCTCCATTATAATACGGGCTTGATTTATGCGCAATTAGAAAATTACCACAAAGCTTATTTCCATTTTTTAAGGGCTTTCCATTTGAACTCTGCGGATTACTTGAGCGCGGTTTTTGCGATTTTAGCCTCGCATTTCACCCACGAAGACACCACGGAGTTTTTAAGAGAAATCACAGAGAATTTTTACAGTCAGGATTTTTCTAGCCCCACGCAAAAAGCCTTACTCTCTTCGCTCATCGCTTATTTGAATTACCGCACCAATTGGGATATGGACTGGCTTAAAAACGCCCCTAAAAAGCTCCCCTTTTATTACGCACTAGAAGCGGTGTTCGCTAAAGAGAGCAAGGATAAAAAATTGATGGTGCAATCTTTTGGGAATTTGAAAAAAATGCTCCCTAAAGATCTCATCTCTAATATCTTTTATGAAATCGTTTCGTATTATGATGCGAGCATCCGGCACACTTTAAGCATTTACACCCTTTTAGATTCGCGTAAAATCAGTTGGGATCAAACCATGCAAGGGCCCATTTTAGGGCGTCATTTCTACACTTACATGGGATTTATGGTCAATGATTTGGATCATCAAGAAAGATTATTAGAGCAAAAAATCGCCAGTTTAGAAGAGAGAGAAGCCCCTAACGATTGGTTAGAAAATTTAGCGTTAGTGAGTTTGTTTCAAGGCCAGTATGAAAAAGCAAGTGCATTGTATCAAAACTTAATTAGCGATCTTAAGGACAATGAGGTGCGCTTAAAAATCCTAGCGGGTTTAACCTACATCGCGCAAAATAATTACAATAACGCCGCTTTATGGCTAGAGCTTGGGAAATTAGACGATCCGAATAATGAAAATATCCGTTACGCTTTGGGGTTGTTGTATCAAAGAAAAGGGGACTTGAAATCAGCATTAAACCATTTTTTAGCCATTAAAACCTCTGATTTTTCTTCGCCCTATTTTGATTTTGAAATTGATACCAACCTTTTAAAAGAGCGTTTAAACCAAGAAGAAAAGGGTGAGTTTTTAGAATAATGGGTTTTGAAAAAAGCATTTTAGACAATTTAAATGATGCACAAAAAATCGCTGCAAGCCACATTCAAGGGCCATTGCTCATTTTAGCAGGAGCTGGGAGCGGTAAGACTAAGACTTTAACGAGCCGTTTAGCGTATTTGATTGGCGTTTGTGGCGTGCCTAGCGAGAACACTTTAACGCTCACTTTCACCAATAAAGCGAGCAAAGAAATGCAAGAAAGGGCTTTGAAATTATTAAAAAACCAAGCCCTTATCCCCCCCTTGCTTTGCACTTTCCATCGTTTTGGTTTGCTGTTTTTAAGGCAGCACATGGGCCTTTTAAAAAGAGCGTGCGATTTTTCGGTATTAGATAGCGATGAAGTGAAAACGCTGTGCAAACAGCTCAAAATTTCAAACTTCAGGGTAAGCATTTCTCAAATCAAAAACGGCATGATGGATTTGAGCATGCAAGATAGCGAATGTCATAAAGCCTATGAGCTTTATCAAAACGCGCTCAAAAAAGACAATTTAGTGGATTTTGACGATTTGCTTTGTTTGAGCCTTAAGATTTTACAAGATAATGAAAAACTCGCCAAAGAAACTAGCGAACGCTACCATTACATTATGGTAGATGAATACCAAGACACGAACGCCTTACAATTGGAATTTTTAAAACAATTGAGTTGCGTGCATCATAATTTGTGCGTGGTGGGCGATGACGATCAGAGCATTTATGGTTTTAGAGGGGCGGATATTTCTAACATTTTAAATTTTTCCAAGCATTTTAAAGGGGCTAAGGTGGTGAAATTAGAGACCAACTACCGCTCCAGCGCTGAAATTTTAGCGTGCGCTAATTCCCTCATTAGCCATAACCAACACCGCCACATTAAAACGCTTCAAAGTTTCAAAGGTTCGCATAAAAGCGTGGTTTGTAAAGAATATTTGACGCAAAAAGAAGAGAGTTTGGATGTGGCTTATCAAATCAAAGCCCTTTTAAAGAGAGGCGAAAATTTAGAAAATATCGCTATTTTGTACCGCCTAAATGGGCTTAGCCGCAGCATTGAAGAGAGTTTGAACGCTTTGAATATCCCTTATAGGCTCATTGGGGCGGTGAGTTTCTATGAAAGAGCCGAGATTAAAGACGCTTTGGCGTTCATGCATGTAGTGGCGAAAAAAGACGATCGCTTTTTTATCAAGCGCGTTTTAAACAAGCCCCCAAGAGGCCTTGGCAAGATCACTCAAGAATGGATTTTTTCTCTTTTAGATGAAGAGGATTTGGATTTAGAAGAGGCGCTAAAACTTGGGGCGTTTAAAGACAAACTCAACCCTAAAAACGAATACGCTTTAAAGAAATTCACCGCTATGATAGGGCGTTTGAGGGAGGCTTTTGAAATTTCAGTAGAGAAGTTTTGCGCTCAGTTTTTAGAAGAGACTAACCTTTTAAAAAGCTATGAAAAAGAAGACAATTACGAAGAAAGGGAGGGCTTTGTTAAAGAGCTTTTAACCTTATTGAAAGAGCATTTTAAAACTAACCCCACGCATTCTTTACTGGATTTTTTGAATGAAAGCGTGCTAGATGTCTATAACACAGAAAACGCGCAAAAAGTGAGCTGCATGAGCGTGCATATGAGTAAGGGCTTAGAGTTTAAGCATGTGTTTGTGATCGGGTTAGAAGAAGGGTTTTTCCCGCATAGGGGGTTCAATCAAGAAAGCGATTTAGAAGAAGAAAGACGCTTGGCTTATGTAGCGATCACTAGGGCTAAAGAAGGATTGCAACTTTCTTATGTGAAAGAGCGTTCGTATTTTGGGAGGAAAATTTCTTGCTCGCCCTCTGTGTTTTTAGAAGAAGCCCAGTTGCTCAAAAGCGATCAAGCCCCTAAACAGGATCATAAAAAAGACATGCCCATTAAAGTGGGGGACTTGATTAAGCATAAGATTTTTGGCACCGGGAGGGTTTTAGGCGTAGAAAAAGGCTTGAGCGGTTTGTGCTTGAAAATCAATTGCGGAGGGAATGTCTATGATAAAATCTCAGAAAAATTTGTAGAAAAAGTGGATAACGGGTTTTGAAAATTTTAATCCTTTTTTTTATCTGTTTAAACGCGCTATTTGCTCTGGATTCAAACGCGCTTAAAGCAGAGATTAAAGAAGCTTACCTTAAAGAATACCAAGACTTAAAATTAGAAATTGAAACCATTAACTTAGAAATCCCAGAGCGTTTTTCTCACGCTTCCATTGTAAGCTATGAATTGAGCGCTTCTAACAAGCTTAAAAAAGATGGGGTCGTGTTTTTAAAATTGGAAAATGAGCCTAATTTACGCCTGCCGGTGCGTTATAGCGTGATAGGCAGCATGCAGGCTTTTAAAAGCGTTAGCGCGATTAAAAAAGATGAAAACATCACCGCTAACAACACCAAAAAAGAGCGCGTTTTGTTTGGCACGCTTTCTAATCCCTTATTAGAGGGTGCGATCGATAAAGTGAGCGCGAAACATTTTATCCCCCCTGACACGCTTTTAAGTGCAGATAAAACCCAGGCTTTAATCATCGTGCGTAAAAACGACATCATCACCGGGGTGTATGAAGAGGGGCAAATCAGCATAGAAATAAGCCTAAAAGCCCTAGAAAATGGCGCGCTTAATCAAATCATTCAAGCCAAGAATTTAGAAAGCAATAAAATCTTAAAAGCAAAAGTGTTGAGCAGCTCTAAAGCGCAAATCTTATAAAGGATATTCATGAAATTAGTTTTAGGCATCAGCGGGGCGAGCGGGATACCCCTAGCCTTGCGGTTTTTAGAGAAATTACCCAAAGAAATTGAAGTGTTTGTCGTGGCGTCTAAAAACGCGCATGTCGTGGCGTTAGAAGAGTCTAACATCAACCTTAAAAACGCCATGAAAGATTTACGGCCTAGCACGACTTTTTTTAACGAGCAAGACATCCATGCGAGCATCGCCTCAGGGAGTTATGGTATCCATAAAATGGCGATCATCCCGGCGAGTATGGACATGGTGGCTAAAATCGCGCATGGCTTTGGGGGGGATTTGATTTCTAGGAGCGCCTCTGTGATGCTGAAAGAAAAGCGCCCCTTACTCATTGCCCCTAGAGAAATGCCTTTAAGCGCTATCATGTTAGAAAATTTACTCAAACTCGCCCATTCTAATGCGATCATCGCGCCGCCGATGATGACTTACTACACCCAAAGCAAGACTTTAGAAGCGATGCAAGATTTTTTAGTGGGGAAGTGGTTTGACAGCTTAGGGATAGAAAATGACTTATACCCACGATGGGGAATGAACTGATGCAAAAAATCGGCATTTACCCGGGCACTTTTGATCCGGTCACTAACGGGCATATAGACATCATCCACCGATCCAGCGAATTGTTTGAAAAGCTCATTGTCGCTGTGGCGCACTCAAGCGCTAAAAACCCCATGTTCAGTTTAAAAGAGCGTTTAAAAATGATGCAACTCGCCACTAAAAGTTTTAAAAATGTAGAATGCGTTGCGTTTGAAGGGCTATTAGCCAACCTGGCTAAAGAATACCATTGTAAGGTGTTAGTTAGGGGCTTAAGGGTGGTGAGCGATTTTGAATACGAATTGCAAATGGGCTATGCGAACAAATCTTTAAACCACGAATTAGAAACCTTGTATTTCATGCCCACTTTACAAAACGCTTTCATTAGCTCTTCTATCGTGCGATCCATTATCGCGCATAAGGGCGATGCGAGCCATTTAGTGCCTAAAGAAATTTATCCTTTGATTTCAAAGGCTTAAAATGTATGTGGCGTTAGAAGGCGTTGATGGCGCGGGCAAAAGCACTCAAGTGGAATTATTAAAAAACAGGTTTAAAAACGCCCTTTTTACCAAAGAGCCAGGGGGGACGAGAATGGGCGAGAGTTTAAGGCGTATCGCTTTAAATGAAAACATCAGCGAATTGGCTAGAGCGTTTTTATTTTTAAGCGATAGGGCTGAGCATGTAGAAAGCGTGATCAAACCGGCATTGAAAGAAAAAAGACTCATCATTAGCGACAGGAGTTTGATTTCTGGCATGGCTTATAGCCAATTTTCAAGCTTAGAATTAAACCTGCTCGCCACTCAAAGCGTCTTGCCTGAAAAAATCATTCTTTTAGTGATAGATGAAGAGGGCTTAAAACAGCGCTTAAGCCTTAAAAGTTTAGACAAAATAGAAAACCAAGGC from Helicobacter pylori harbors:
- a CDS encoding UbiX family flavin prenyltransferase, which gives rise to MKLVLGISGASGIPLALRFLEKLPKEIEVFVVASKNAHVVALEESNINLKNAMKDLRPSTTFFNEQDIHASIASGSYGIHKMAIIPASMDMVAKIAHGFGGDLISRSASVMLKEKRPLLIAPREMPLSAIMLENLLKLAHSNAIIAPPMMTYYTQSKTLEAMQDFLVGKWFDSLGIENDLYPRWGMN
- the flgA gene encoding flagella basal body P-ring formation protein FlgA, translating into MKILILFFICLNALFALDSNALKAEIKEAYLKEYQDLKLEIETINLEIPERFSHASIVSYELSASNKLKKDGVVFLKLENEPNLRLPVRYSVIGSMQAFKSVSAIKKDENITANNTKKERVLFGTLSNPLLEGAIDKVSAKHFIPPDTLLSADKTQALIIVRKNDIITGVYEEGQISIEISLKALENGALNQIIQAKNLESNKILKAKVLSSSKAQIL
- a CDS encoding ATP-dependent helicase; this encodes MMGFEKSILDNLNDAQKIAASHIQGPLLILAGAGSGKTKTLTSRLAYLIGVCGVPSENTLTLTFTNKASKEMQERALKLLKNQALIPPLLCTFHRFGLLFLRQHMGLLKRACDFSVLDSDEVKTLCKQLKISNFRVSISQIKNGMMDLSMQDSECHKAYELYQNALKKDNLVDFDDLLCLSLKILQDNEKLAKETSERYHYIMVDEYQDTNALQLEFLKQLSCVHHNLCVVGDDDQSIYGFRGADISNILNFSKHFKGAKVVKLETNYRSSAEILACANSLISHNQHRHIKTLQSFKGSHKSVVCKEYLTQKEESLDVAYQIKALLKRGENLENIAILYRLNGLSRSIEESLNALNIPYRLIGAVSFYERAEIKDALAFMHVVAKKDDRFFIKRVLNKPPRGLGKITQEWIFSLLDEEDLDLEEALKLGAFKDKLNPKNEYALKKFTAMIGRLREAFEISVEKFCAQFLEETNLLKSYEKEDNYEEREGFVKELLTLLKEHFKTNPTHSLLDFLNESVLDVYNTENAQKVSCMSVHMSKGLEFKHVFVIGLEEGFFPHRGFNQESDLEEERRLAYVAITRAKEGLQLSYVKERSYFGRKISCSPSVFLEEAQLLKSDQAPKQDHKKDMPIKVGDLIKHKIFGTGRVLGVEKGLSGLCLKINCGGNVYDKISEKFVEKVDNGF
- a CDS encoding dTMP kinase, with amino-acid sequence MYVALEGVDGAGKSTQVELLKNRFKNALFTKEPGGTRMGESLRRIALNENISELARAFLFLSDRAEHVESVIKPALKEKRLIISDRSLISGMAYSQFSSLELNLLATQSVLPEKIILLVIDEEGLKQRLSLKSLDKIENQGTEKLLHIQQKIKTHAYALREKFGCEVLELNAKESVKNLHEQIAAFIECVV
- a CDS encoding phosphopantetheine adenylyltransferase, translated to MQKIGIYPGTFDPVTNGHIDIIHRSSELFEKLIVAVAHSSAKNPMFSLKERLKMMQLATKSFKNVECVAFEGLLANLAKEYHCKVLVRGLRVVSDFEYELQMGYANKSLNHELETLYFMPTLQNAFISSSIVRSIIAHKGDASHLVPKEIYPLISKA
- a CDS encoding anaphase-promoting protein produces the protein MLNEEQNSLEEKGGENKNEKETPLKGIHSKIPSLKQALEQTINKIKSSKEFFKQLSRNKKKLYIALGALLLLIALIVALSLLLGHKKENKQTSLQTNTIATNNETPNDTNNANSTQAEGQIENLDLPDLIGKDSLKRSDENQVDAIMKKASLLYEQGQKDEALHLFDKAASFSQGIASHNLGVIKFKEKDFNGALDLFDSSIASKENASVSAIDALVSAYHLQDEDLYYHYLKIVRDTLYKDYKKSFYSYAYALKSYYAGEYFEALSPLMHPNSNAFLKPNARLASKLFLMFKDETNAYKQLQKSADIQDALALGLLQARLGHYKQALEHLQHYLHNYPKDLNALMALELVSLKKGDTLKASEALKLASHTKEDTLLANSFYPIKPTINPVFLDKERAKERLWNTQYFEGKRDFIYRLLFYYAPFKVLDSKETLGVIEEGLFLLDSDAQKDLEGASLAFKRGRLMAIADKNALKGLKALENKRLKKALSFFDLSLKNSPNNALLHYNTGLIYAQLENYHKAYFHFLRAFHLNSADYLSAVFAILASHFTHEDTTEFLREITENFYSQDFSSPTQKALLSSLIAYLNYRTNWDMDWLKNAPKKLPFYYALEAVFAKESKDKKLMVQSFGNLKKMLPKDLISNIFYEIVSYYDASIRHTLSIYTLLDSRKISWDQTMQGPILGRHFYTYMGFMVNDLDHQERLLEQKIASLEEREAPNDWLENLALVSLFQGQYEKASALYQNLISDLKDNEVRLKILAGLTYIAQNNYNNAALWLELGKLDDPNNENIRYALGLLYQRKGDLKSALNHFLAIKTSDFSSPYFDFEIDTNLLKERLNQEEKGEFLE
- the serS gene encoding serine--tRNA ligase — protein: MIDKKLLLQDFDKVALSLKKRNHAMDDELERLREAITHYKKQLIELEGLQAFQNKVSKEFGIKMAQKADASDLKKELENNKIKLNELSKSVGELEQQIDLKLSIIPNLVDEKTPLGANEEDNIEIKKILTPRVFTFKPKEHFELAQKNGWIDFESGVKLAKSRFSVIRGFGAKIYRALIHLMLDFNEKNGFEIIYTPALVNEKMLFGTGQLPKFKEDVFKIENENLYLIPTAEVTLTNLYNDTIISVENLPIKMTAHTPCFRSEAGSAGKDTRGMIRQHQFDKVELVAITHPKESDVMQEHMLESASEILRALELPHRFVQLCSGDLGFSASNTIDIEVWLPGQNCYREISSVSNTRDFQARRAKIRFKENQKNQLVHTLNGSSLAVGRTMVALMENHQQADGSIHIPKALEKYL